The sequence below is a genomic window from Flavobacterium keumense.
TAAAAAACCAATTATGGAATAAAGAGAGGGCTTTGGGAAAGAAATAAAATTAGTTTTCATATCTGTAGGTTTTTTTATTGTTGCACATTACAAAAATAGTTAGTTTTGCCAAACTATTTAGTTAATGTAAACGAAAACAAAATTTGTGCCAAAACAATAAATATGAGTAAGAACCTTACTACACGATCAGAAGATTATTCAAAATGGTATAATGAGCTGGTTGTAAAAGCAGATTTAGCAGAAAATTCAGGAGTTAGAGGTTGTATGGTAATAAAACCATATGGTTATGCTATTTGGGAAAAAATGCAAGGAGAGTTGGATCGAATGTTTAAAGAGACAGGACATCAAAATGCTTATTTTCCTTTATTCGTACCCAAAAGTATGTTTGAGGCAGAGGAAACTAATGCAGAAGGCTTTGCTAAAGAGTGTGCTATTGTTACTCACTATAGATTGAAAACAGATGAAGGTCGCCCCGGAAAATTAATGGTGGATCCTAATGCTAAATTAGAAGAAGAATTAATTGTTCGTCCTACAAGTGAGGCAATTATTTGGTCAACTTATAAAGGTTGGGTACAATCCTATCGCGATTTACCATTATTAATTAATCAATGGGCCAATGTAGTACGTTGGGAAATGAGAACGCGTTTGTTTTTAAGAACTGCCGAATTTTTATGGCAAGAAGGGCATACTGCACATGCTACACGTCAAGAAGCTATTGAAGAGTCAGAAAAAATGATGAATGTGTACGCTGATTTCGTTCAAAATTTTATGGCGATTCCAGTTGTAAAAGGATTAAAAACAGAAACCGAACGTTTTGCAGGTGCTGATGAGACGTATTGTATTGAAGCTTTAATGCAAGATGGAAAAGCATTGCAAGCGGGAACTTCTCACTTTTTAGGGCAAAATTTTGCTAAAGCCTTTGATGTTAAGTTTGCTAATGCCGAAGGAAAACAAGAGCATGTTTGGGGAACTTCTTGGGGAGTTTCTACACGATTGATGGGAGCCTTGGTAATGACGCATTCGGATGATAACGGTTTAGTTTTGCCTCCAAATTTAGCTCCAATTCAAGTCGTAATTGTTCCTATATATAAGTCAGATGAAGAGCTAGAGAAAATTACTTCTGTAGTGAATGATTTGATGGCTCAATTCAAAAAACTTAATATCTCAGTTAAGTTTGATAGTAGAACCACTCAAAAACCAGGCTTCAAATTTGCTGAATGGGAATTAAAAGGAGTGCCTGTTCGTATTGCTGTGGGGCCAAAAGATTTAGAAAATGGTACGTTTGAAGTGGCGAGAAGAGATACATTGAGTAAAGAAGTAGTTTCAAATGATGGAATTGTAAATTACATCAATGATTTGTTAGAAATCATTCAAAATGATTTATTCCAAAAAGCATTGGATTATAGACAAAATCATATTACAGAAGTAAATTCTTTTGAAGAATTTAAAGAAGTATTAGAGAATAAAGGTGGATTTATTTCGGCACATTGGGATGGAACTCCTGAGACAGAAGAAAAAATTAAAGATTTAACCAAAGCAACTATCCGTTGTATTCCTTTAGATCGAGTAGAAGAGCAAGGGAAATGTATTTTTACAGGATTGGAATCTGCTGGTAGAGTGTTATTTGCAAAAGCCTATTAAAAAAAAATATTTTTTTTCGCGTCTACTCTTGTGCGTCTAAAAAATAGTTGTATTTTTGCATCCGCATTACAGAAATGAGGTCCGTTCGTCTATCGGTTAGGACGCCAGGTTTTCATCCTGGTAAGGGGGGTTCGATTCCCCCACGGACTACAAAATCTGTTTGATGTATTAGTCATCCTGAACTTAGAAGGAAATTGGTCCGTTCGTCTATCGGTTAGGACGCCAGGTTTTCATCCTGGTAAGGGGGGTTCGATTCCCCCACGGACTACAAATTAGTTTTGAAATGGTTTTATGAAGCAAGTGGTAGTGTCTCTCTTCTTGTTTTATTAGTTAAAACTGAAGTGATTAGTTAAAAAAAAAAATTAATTGTGGGAGGTTTTTCTAATTTTATTTCTAATAATCAATTAGTTATTTACATTTTAAAATATACAACAAATGGCAAATCATAAGTCAGCTTTAAAAAGAATCAGAAGTAACGAAAAGAAAAGAGTATTAAATAGATACCAACACAAAACTACTCGTAATGCGATTAAAGCTTTGCGTTTGGCTACTGATAAATCAGATGCTACATCTAAATTATCTACTGTTATTTCTATGATAGATAAATTAGCGAAGAAAAATATCATTCATGATAATAAAGCAGCTAATTTAAAATCTAAGTTAACAAAACACGTTGCTAAATTGTAATTTAATTACAACACAAAATAACAAAGCTTCCTTTTAGGGAGCTTTTTTTATACCTTAAACTTTAATGAAAAGAAACAATTTTTTATCTCAAAATAAAGTGTACCTTTGCACCCATTAAAAATTACAGATGGAATCTATTAGAAACATTGCAATTATTGCTCACGTTGACCACGGTAAAACGACTTTGGTTGATAAAATTATGTATCACTGTCAATTATTTCGTGAAAACGAGAATACAGGCGACTTAATCCTTGATAACAACGACTTAGAGCGTGAAAGGGGAATCACAATTACCTCAAAAAACGTTTCTGTTGTTTATAAAGGAACAAAAATCAATATTATAGATACTCCTGGTCACGCCGATTTTGGTGGTGAGGTAGAGCGTGTATTAAATATGGCTGATGGTGTTTGTTTATTGGTAGATGCTTTTGAAGGCCCAATGCCGCAAACTCGTTTTGTTTTGCAAAAAGCAATTGATCTAGGATTAAAGCCATGTGTGGTAATTAATAAAGTAGACAAAGAAAACTGTACTCCAGAAGAAGTACATGAAAAAGTTTTTGACTTAATGTTTGAGTTAGGAGCTACAGAAGAACAATTGGATTTCCCTACCGTGTATGGTTCTGCAAAAAACAACTGGATGTCTGACGATTGGAAAAATCAAACAGAAAACATTGAGCCTTTATTGGATATGGTAATTGATCATGTACCTGCACCAAAAGTATCTGAGGGAACTCCTCAAATGTTAATAACATCATTGGATTTTTCTTCTTTCACAGGACGTATCGCAATTGGTCGTTTAGAAAGAGGGGTGTTAAATGAAGGGATGCCAATTTCTTTAGTGAAAAGAGATGGAAGTATTATAAAATCAAGAATCAAAGAACTACATACTTTTGAAGGTTTAGGTCGTAAAAAAGTGCAACAAGTTATAGCTGGAGATATTTGTGCTATAGTTGGAGTAGAAGGATTTGAAATTGGGGATACAATTGCTGATTTTGAAAATCCAGAGGCTTTACAAACTATTGCAATTGATGAACCAACAATGAGTATGTTGTTTACTATTAACGATTCTCCTTTTTTTGGTAAAGAAGGAAAATTTGTAACTTCTCGACACATTCGCGAGAGATTAACTAAAGAGTTAGAGAAAAACTTAGCGATGAAAGTGGGCGAAACTGATTCTGCTGACAAATTCATGGTCTTTGGGCGTGGAGTATTACATCTATCAGTTCTTATTGAAACGATGAGAAGAGAAGGGTATGAGTTGCAAATTGGTCAGCCACAAGTAATTATTAAAGAGATTGATGGTGTTAAATGTGAGCCTATTGAAGAGTTAACTATTGATTTACCGGAACATCTTTCTGGTCGTGCAGTAGAATTTGTTTCTGTACGTAAAGGAGAAATGTTGAGTATGGAAGGTAAAGGAGACCGCATGGTGGTTAAATTCAATATTCCTTCACGTGGAATTATAGGATTGCGAAATCAATTATTGACGGCAACGGCAGGAGAGGCGATTATGTCACACCGTTTCATTGGATATGAACCCTATAAAGGTGAGATTCCAGGAAGAAATAATGGATCTTTAATTTCTATGGAAAATGGAAAAGCAATTCCATATTCTATTGATAAACTACAAGATCGTGGTAAATTCTTTGTGGATCCTAATGAAGATATTTACGAAGGTCAAGTTATTGGAGAAAATTCTCGTAGCGATGATATGACGGTAAATGTAACTAAAACTAAAAAGTTAACCAATGTACGTTCTTCAGGTGCTGATGATAAAGCAAGAATTGTTCCTGCAATTAAGTTTTCATTAGAGGAAGCATTAGAATACATTCAAAAAGATGAATATGTTGAGGTAACACCAAAATCCTTACGTTTGCGTAAAATCTATTTATCTGAAACAGATAGAAAAAGATACAAAATCTAAGGATAAGTATTTAATTTATATAAAAAACCACCAGCGAAAGTTGGTGGTTTTTTTATCTTTTCAAACTAAAATGTCCTTTGGTTTCTCTGCCGTCTTTTAACTTAACACTAAACCAGTAGTCGTCAGAGGGTAATTGATTTTCATTAATTGTTCCATCCCAACCTTGACTTTGAGGAGTTATTTCTTTAATGAGTTGACCAAAACGATTGAATATTCGAATGTTTTGTATTGTAAGTGACACACTGGAACCTTTAACATTCCAAAAATCATTGTAGCCATCACCATTAGGAGTAAAAAACAAAGGAGCTTCAAGAACAACTAATTCTGAGTTTATTTGCCCACAACCATCAATATTTTCAATTATTAATTGGTGAATACCTCCAGGAATATTTTCAAATATTGGATTGTTTTGAAATGGAGTTGAGGTGCCGTCTTCGAAAATAATTTTATATCGATAAGCAGCAGCATTGTCTAATATTACAATGACTTGATTATTTTTTTGTAAATCTTTAATTTGTAATGAATTGATTCTTGCGAGTTTAGATAATGTAAGGGTTATATTTCGAGTTGCTTTGCAACCTAGATTATTAGTAATAGTTACATTGTATTTTCCTTCTTTATTTGTTCTAATTGTAGGAGAAGTTTCGTTAGTATTCCATAAATAAGTAAAATCATTTTCAGTTGCAGGAAAAATAATACCAGCATCTAATACCGCAAAATTATTTGAGCCTTCACATACTATTTTATTTTCAGACAGAGCTACCGAAGGACTTGGATCTACATTAATATCAAATTGGCCAGTACCAAAACAGCCATCTTCATTTTCAGCTCGTATGAATATAGTTTTTGAACTAGATGTATATGTTTTTCCTAGTGGATTTATTCCTAAATCGGCATCATTTTTACTTGAATAGTAGGTCAAAATTACATTTTGAGGTAAATTGAGTTCATTTCGGATTTGCAATGTCTTATTTTCTAAATCAAATTCAGCTTTATTATTGCCATTGGTGCATGCATGTAAGACTGAAGGTAATAGTGTGATATTTGGATTTGCATGAAGCATTATATTTTGTATGCTGTAACATGATCCAGAAGGGAGTACTAATTTTGCATATATTATTTCATTAGGGATACTATTTCTGTAGATAGGATTTAAAGCATTTAAATTATTTTTATCTTCATTAGCTTCTGAAATAGATTTGTAATAATAAATTTCAATATCTGTTTGTCCGGTACGTAAAAAATCATTTGCTAAATCAAGATTAAAACTAGCAAGTCCATCGGTTGAATTATTGTCTTGAGTATCACATTGAATTAATTTATATGGAGTAGAAGTTGTTTTGGGGCTATTATATATTGTTATGGTTTTTTCTATAGGTTCTCTTTCCTCGCCATTAACCGTTTTTATTAATGTTACTTTATAGTCTCCTGGACTAAGATAAGTGTGGTAAGCATCTTTATTGTTAGAAGTAGTTCCATCCCCGAAATTCCAAACTACAGAATCAACTGTTTCTGTTGAATTAATATAAAAATGGGTAGCTTGGCCCAAGCAATTACGTTCATAGTTAAAGCTATATAGAAATAAAGAAGTAATAAATGGCGGTAATCCTAAATGTACGATTCTATTTTTTAAATCAATTTGATTTTGTAGATAGTTGCAATTTAATCCATCTAGTTCAGGATTATTAATTACAGAGATTTTATCATATCCATCCTGCAAAACAGGATAACCTGATCGGTATATTTTTTCATCTATTGCTAGTTGTAAAGCACCTGCAACATTATATGAATTATTGATTTCGATTTTAGAATTTATAATATTATCACTTTTTAAATTGTATTGAAATAACGAACTTCCTTGACTAATACCTTCAATATCAAATGAGTTGGTGGTCACATATAATTTTTTTGATTTTGCAGAAAATTCTACTCCATACGGATTTGATCCACTTAAAATAGTTATTCCATTGTTTACGTTACCTGTAGCAGTGTTGAAATCGAATAGCCAAACATTTCCAGTATTCCTTCTGACTTCTCCTTTTGGACCTAATTCGTTATTTGGTTTCGATGAAGAATTTACAATAGCTAATTTTGTACCGTTTGGAGAGGTCTTTAGGTATCCAATAGCATTTGAATGATAACCTCCAAGCATTACATTCATGGGGGTACTCGATTTTACAGGAGTTTTATTTACTCCAGTATTAGTTATTTTGAACGCATAAAAAGTATCTAAAAAATGAGTTATTACCCAAAAAGACACTCCATCTGCATGTTGTACTGCGGTTATTTTTTCTGAACATTTAAATTTTAATTCTTCTGTGTCTTCAGGATTGTAAGTAATTAAATGGATATTTTTTTCAGTAATAGGAATATCTCCTAATCCATTGTTTAATCTTAAATCAACTTGCGAATAATTTAATCCATTATTAGGGGGATCCTCGTCATTTAAAGGATCGTTGTCAACATTTTCGGCAAGAGGTTGGTCAACAGTAAATATGTAATAAACAAATGGATTATTTGGTTTAGGAACTATTATAGCAGATTGCGTACTTGAAACATGACCTAATAAGCCTGAACCATTAGGCATCACCTGATGTAATTTGTTATAAACAGTTGATCCGTCAGTATAAAATAGGATATTTCCATTTTTATCTGAAATACTAGCACATCCTTCACGTGTGATTAATTTTCCGTTTAATAAACCAACAGGAGTTCCAGAGTTGAAGTCTAAACCTGCTTTATCTCCAAAATACCATACTGCAGCTTCTTTTTGAGCAAAAGAATTGCCGAAAAAGAAAATCATGACTAATAGTAGGAGCTTTTTTTTCATGAATATAGTTTAAATCTTCAGAATTATATAAATATTATCGTTGTAAACTAAAGTGTCCTTTTGCTTCTCTGCCGTCTTCTAATTTAAGTGTAAACCAATAATCATCGGCAGGTAGTGGAGCTCCGTTGATAGTACCGTCCCAACCTTGGCTAGAAGGTAGTATTTGTTTCATTAATTTGCCATACCTGTCAAAAATATAGATGATAGATTTTGAACTAAAATTAGCATTAACACCTTTTATATTCCAATAATCATTAAATCCATCGCCATTAGGAGTGAAAAATTTTGGTACACCAATAACGGCTATAGTTTTACTTACTGTACCACAACCATTTTTATCAGTAACAAAAATTTCATGAATTCCAGCAGTAACATTCTCAAATCGATTTGAATTTTGAAAAGGTCCTAATGGAGCGTCTAAACTGTATTCGTAGAGCCCTTTTCCTGAAGCGTTTACAGTAACAGAATTTAAATCTGTTAAATCAACAATATCAATGCTATTAATTGTAGCCACATCAGAAGCGTTTACTTGAATAATTCGTGTTCTATAACAGCCTGAATGTGTACTCACTGTAACAGAGTAGGTTCCTTTTGTATTTACATTTAAAGTAGGGTTGCTCTCTGCAGGTAAAACAGTACCATCTTTTGACCAAGTATATGTGTAATTGGTAGTTGGTGAACCATCAGTAATTCCAGCGTTGAGTTCTACAAAGAATGTAGGAAGATTGGAGCATACTAATTGATTATCTAATCCATTGCTATTAGTATTTATATTGGGCTTGGGATTTACAATTAATTTAATATGAGGGCCTAAACCATAACAAGAATTATCCAAAATGCTTTCTACTCTTACCCAGATATCTTGCTGATTGGGGTAGCCTGAATTTCTATAATTAGAAGTGTTTGTAATTTCATTAGTTTCTGCCAAAGCATCTGCCTCATTTGGATAGTATTTGATGGTATAATTTGTTAAAGGTGGAATTAAAAAACTTTGAATATCAGAAGTAACACTGCTAAAGTCAAATTTTGAAATTCCATCAGTATCTGTACTTATTGTAGCAATATCATCATCACAGTCTTGAAATTCTCGTTTGAAAGTCGTTGGGATTTGGGTAGAAGAAACAATTAAATTTATTTCTGATACACTAAAACAACCGTATGGATTTTCAACTCTAACCCAAATTTTTCTTGAATTTGAAGTAAAGGCTAGAGGAGTATTGATTAGAGCGGTATTATCTTTTGTTTGAGCACCAATCAATGAAGTATAATAGAAAAACGTCTCTGAACTATAATTTGCAGATATAAAGTTATTTTTTTCTGTTAAATTAAAATCAGAAACGCCATCAGAATTATCATCACATTGTTTTAAATCAATGGAAGATGCTAATGTAGGAAGTGCATAAACAGTCAAAGTAGCAGGATTAGAAATTAATCCGCAACTATTTCCTGATTTATTTAATTGAACACGGTATTGAAAACCGTTCATTGAATTGATTACTCTCGTGATAGTGAGAGTATTTGAT
It includes:
- the rpsT gene encoding 30S ribosomal protein S20 — translated: MANHKSALKRIRSNEKKRVLNRYQHKTTRNAIKALRLATDKSDATSKLSTVISMIDKLAKKNIIHDNKAANLKSKLTKHVAKL
- a CDS encoding T9SS type B sorting domain-containing protein is translated as MKKKLLLLVMIFFFGNSFAQKEAAVWYFGDKAGLDFNSGTPVGLLNGKLITREGCASISDKNGNILFYTDGSTVYNKLHQVMPNGSGLLGHVSSTQSAIIVPKPNNPFVYYIFTVDQPLAENVDNDPLNDEDPPNNGLNYSQVDLRLNNGLGDIPITEKNIHLITYNPEDTEELKFKCSEKITAVQHADGVSFWVITHFLDTFYAFKITNTGVNKTPVKSSTPMNVMLGGYHSNAIGYLKTSPNGTKLAIVNSSSKPNNELGPKGEVRRNTGNVWLFDFNTATGNVNNGITILSGSNPYGVEFSAKSKKLYVTTNSFDIEGISQGSSLFQYNLKSDNIINSKIEINNSYNVAGALQLAIDEKIYRSGYPVLQDGYDKISVINNPELDGLNCNYLQNQIDLKNRIVHLGLPPFITSLFLYSFNYERNCLGQATHFYINSTETVDSVVWNFGDGTTSNNKDAYHTYLSPGDYKVTLIKTVNGEEREPIEKTITIYNSPKTTSTPYKLIQCDTQDNNSTDGLASFNLDLANDFLRTGQTDIEIYYYKSISEANEDKNNLNALNPIYRNSIPNEIIYAKLVLPSGSCYSIQNIMLHANPNITLLPSVLHACTNGNNKAEFDLENKTLQIRNELNLPQNVILTYYSSKNDADLGINPLGKTYTSSSKTIFIRAENEDGCFGTGQFDINVDPSPSVALSENKIVCEGSNNFAVLDAGIIFPATENDFTYLWNTNETSPTIRTNKEGKYNVTITNNLGCKATRNITLTLSKLARINSLQIKDLQKNNQVIVILDNAAAYRYKIIFEDGTSTPFQNNPIFENIPGGIHQLIIENIDGCGQINSELVVLEAPLFFTPNGDGYNDFWNVKGSSVSLTIQNIRIFNRFGQLIKEITPQSQGWDGTINENQLPSDDYWFSVKLKDGRETKGHFSLKR
- the typA gene encoding translational GTPase TypA, whose translation is MESIRNIAIIAHVDHGKTTLVDKIMYHCQLFRENENTGDLILDNNDLERERGITITSKNVSVVYKGTKINIIDTPGHADFGGEVERVLNMADGVCLLVDAFEGPMPQTRFVLQKAIDLGLKPCVVINKVDKENCTPEEVHEKVFDLMFELGATEEQLDFPTVYGSAKNNWMSDDWKNQTENIEPLLDMVIDHVPAPKVSEGTPQMLITSLDFSSFTGRIAIGRLERGVLNEGMPISLVKRDGSIIKSRIKELHTFEGLGRKKVQQVIAGDICAIVGVEGFEIGDTIADFENPEALQTIAIDEPTMSMLFTINDSPFFGKEGKFVTSRHIRERLTKELEKNLAMKVGETDSADKFMVFGRGVLHLSVLIETMRREGYELQIGQPQVIIKEIDGVKCEPIEELTIDLPEHLSGRAVEFVSVRKGEMLSMEGKGDRMVVKFNIPSRGIIGLRNQLLTATAGEAIMSHRFIGYEPYKGEIPGRNNGSLISMENGKAIPYSIDKLQDRGKFFVDPNEDIYEGQVIGENSRSDDMTVNVTKTKKLTNVRSSGADDKARIVPAIKFSLEEALEYIQKDEYVEVTPKSLRLRKIYLSETDRKRYKI
- the proS gene encoding proline--tRNA ligase, which codes for MSKNLTTRSEDYSKWYNELVVKADLAENSGVRGCMVIKPYGYAIWEKMQGELDRMFKETGHQNAYFPLFVPKSMFEAEETNAEGFAKECAIVTHYRLKTDEGRPGKLMVDPNAKLEEELIVRPTSEAIIWSTYKGWVQSYRDLPLLINQWANVVRWEMRTRLFLRTAEFLWQEGHTAHATRQEAIEESEKMMNVYADFVQNFMAIPVVKGLKTETERFAGADETYCIEALMQDGKALQAGTSHFLGQNFAKAFDVKFANAEGKQEHVWGTSWGVSTRLMGALVMTHSDDNGLVLPPNLAPIQVVIVPIYKSDEELEKITSVVNDLMAQFKKLNISVKFDSRTTQKPGFKFAEWELKGVPVRIAVGPKDLENGTFEVARRDTLSKEVVSNDGIVNYINDLLEIIQNDLFQKALDYRQNHITEVNSFEEFKEVLENKGGFISAHWDGTPETEEKIKDLTKATIRCIPLDRVEEQGKCIFTGLESAGRVLFAKAY